The following coding sequences are from one Catenulispora sp. GP43 window:
- the glyA gene encoding serine hydroxymethyltransferase, which produces MTQTTDHLATPNRTTGDLHRFYGQALDALELSDPILHDLLGAELDRQRETLALVASCSPVTPAALLAEGSFFANVTAEGYPGARFHAGCVNVDTVERLAVDRAKEVFGARHANVQPHSASTANQVVMTALLRPGDPILGLGLDAGGHLSHGAPVNASGRTFTPYHYGLSPDGMIDYAEVRESARRHRPRLLIAGTTAYPRTIDWAVFREIADEVGAYLLADITHIAGLVAAGEHPSPMEHAHVVTTCTHKQLYGPRGGLILLGESADLKLADGRTLAQTMQSGVFPLMQGAPVVNSIAAKAYALGAAGTPAFKARMRDVRSLAAELADQLILRGVRVISGGTDNHIVVADVLSSFGITGVNAEKALEECGILVNKNRIVGDAHSARVTSGVRFGSNSMAARGFDTADVARVAGLVVDILTGTEGSSDTTYVIDPLVQMNAREAVRDICHRRPVDGY; this is translated from the coding sequence GTGACTCAGACCACCGATCACCTCGCCACGCCGAATCGGACCACCGGCGACCTGCACCGGTTCTACGGACAGGCCCTGGACGCACTGGAACTGTCAGACCCGATCCTGCACGACCTGCTGGGCGCCGAACTCGACCGCCAGCGCGAGACGCTGGCCCTGGTCGCCTCGTGCAGCCCGGTCACCCCGGCCGCGCTGCTGGCCGAGGGCAGCTTCTTCGCCAACGTCACCGCGGAGGGCTATCCCGGCGCGCGCTTCCACGCCGGCTGCGTCAACGTCGACACGGTCGAACGGCTCGCCGTCGACCGCGCGAAGGAGGTCTTCGGCGCCCGCCACGCCAACGTGCAGCCGCACTCGGCGAGCACCGCCAACCAGGTCGTGATGACCGCCCTGCTGCGCCCCGGCGACCCGATCCTCGGGCTCGGCCTGGACGCCGGCGGCCACCTCAGCCACGGCGCCCCGGTGAACGCCTCCGGGCGGACCTTCACGCCGTACCACTACGGACTCAGCCCCGACGGGATGATCGACTACGCCGAGGTCCGGGAATCGGCCCGCCGGCACCGGCCCCGGCTGCTCATCGCCGGCACGACCGCCTACCCCCGAACCATCGACTGGGCCGTGTTCCGGGAGATCGCCGACGAGGTCGGGGCGTACCTGCTCGCCGACATCACCCACATCGCCGGGCTGGTCGCCGCCGGGGAGCACCCCTCGCCGATGGAACACGCCCACGTGGTGACCACCTGCACCCACAAGCAGCTCTACGGCCCCCGCGGCGGACTGATCCTGCTCGGCGAGTCGGCGGACCTCAAGCTCGCGGACGGCCGGACGCTCGCGCAGACCATGCAGTCCGGCGTGTTCCCGCTCATGCAGGGCGCGCCGGTGGTGAACAGCATCGCGGCCAAGGCCTACGCCTTGGGGGCGGCCGGCACCCCGGCCTTCAAAGCCCGGATGCGCGACGTGCGCTCCCTCGCGGCGGAGTTGGCCGACCAGCTCATCCTGCGCGGCGTCCGGGTGATCTCCGGCGGCACCGACAACCACATCGTCGTGGCCGACGTCCTGTCCTCCTTCGGCATCACCGGGGTCAACGCCGAGAAGGCGCTGGAGGAGTGCGGCATCCTGGTCAACAAGAACCGGATCGTCGGCGACGCGCACTCCGCGCGGGTGACCTCGGGCGTGCGGTTCGGGAGCAACAGCATGGCCGCCCGCGGCTTCGACACCGCCGACGTCGCGCGCGTCGCCGGCCTGGTCGTCGACATCCTGACCGGCACCGAGGGCAGCTCGGACACGACCTATGTCATCGATCCCCTTGTGCAGATGAACGCCCGGGAAGCAGTCCGGGACATCTGTCACCGCCGTCCTGTCGACGGGTACTGA
- a CDS encoding TauD/TfdA family dioxygenase, which yields MPPVAQFSTSALSPHHGLVVEKRDLPLEDLPHSDISELFKEHGTLMFRGFDAAAEDFRGLVQRFSSELYFHQNPNRQTLSNDGAVLLVDAHRNPIPAHSEMSYCPLHPGLQWFLCVQPAVSGGETTVYDGVQAGERLAPETRELFEKQRLTWRLPFPTGPEHQERVFGTRDRAELETMFAGYEGFEYDFDDAGNLNWTYSVSALPRAPYLDAPTLCNSYLGSGALVSFEDGSAIPQHCRWDALDATEQVAVDIQWQAGDIVMIDNKRVMHGRRGFEDPGRKVAAMLSKPNF from the coding sequence ATGCCCCCCGTGGCACAGTTCTCTACTTCAGCCCTTTCCCCTCATCACGGACTCGTCGTCGAGAAGCGGGATCTGCCTCTTGAAGATCTCCCGCACTCCGACATTTCAGAGCTCTTCAAAGAACACGGAACATTGATGTTCCGGGGATTCGACGCGGCCGCGGAGGATTTCCGCGGACTGGTCCAGCGGTTCTCGTCGGAGCTGTATTTCCACCAGAACCCCAACCGCCAGACCCTCTCCAACGACGGGGCCGTCCTGCTGGTCGACGCGCACCGCAATCCGATCCCCGCGCACTCCGAGATGAGCTACTGCCCCCTGCACCCCGGGCTCCAGTGGTTCCTGTGCGTCCAGCCCGCCGTCTCCGGCGGGGAGACGACGGTCTACGACGGAGTCCAGGCCGGCGAACGGCTCGCGCCCGAGACCCGCGAGCTGTTCGAGAAGCAGCGGCTGACCTGGCGTCTGCCGTTCCCGACCGGGCCCGAGCACCAGGAGCGGGTGTTCGGGACCCGCGACCGCGCCGAACTGGAGACGATGTTCGCCGGCTACGAGGGCTTCGAGTACGACTTCGACGACGCCGGGAACCTGAACTGGACCTACTCGGTCTCCGCGCTGCCCCGGGCCCCCTACCTGGACGCCCCCACGCTGTGCAACAGCTACCTGGGTTCCGGTGCACTCGTCTCCTTCGAAGACGGCTCCGCCATCCCGCAACACTGCCGGTGGGACGCCCTCGACGCCACCGAGCAGGTGGCCGTCGACATCCAGTGGCAGGCCGGCGACATCGTGATGATCGACAACAAACGGGTGATGCACGGCCGCCGCGGGTTCGAGGACCCGGGCCGCAAGGTCGCCGCGATGCTGTCGAAGCCGAACTTCTGA
- a CDS encoding NAD(P)/FAD-dependent oxidoreductase yields the protein MIQLTSSSDAAGDRLPPDADVVIIGGGVMGAAIAFHLAEAGVAKVVLVERDHPGSGSSGKPIGGVRAQFSDPVNIGLGLRSLEAWRSFARRPGADVGLRNVGYLFLLADDEQVALFERSVVDQNALGVPSRILTPRQAQDLCPYIDPRGIRAAAYSSTDGWALPPAAVQGYVRGARGHGAVVLGDCLVTAIDVAGGVVRAVRTSRGDISTRTVVCCAGAWSGAIGRMAGVHLPVVPLRRQIAFTGPLRPAPPRIPFTLDVGSTMYFHNDAADGLVVGLSDSRQSEGFGREFTHEWLEPFRRAARPRAPALADVPVAGGWAGLYEMTPDHNALIGEAEGVSRFLYATGFSGHGFLQAPAVGEIVRDLCLGRTPVLDITPLSAARFSAAGAGLRPETHII from the coding sequence ATGATTCAGTTGACTTCCTCTTCCGACGCTGCCGGCGATCGCCTCCCGCCTGACGCGGACGTGGTGATCATCGGTGGCGGCGTGATGGGTGCCGCCATCGCCTTCCATCTCGCCGAGGCCGGTGTCGCCAAGGTGGTCCTGGTGGAGCGGGACCACCCCGGATCGGGTTCGTCGGGCAAACCGATAGGGGGTGTCCGGGCCCAGTTCTCCGACCCGGTCAACATCGGTCTGGGGCTGCGCAGCCTGGAGGCCTGGCGGTCTTTCGCCCGGCGGCCCGGCGCCGATGTCGGGCTGCGGAACGTCGGATACCTGTTCCTGCTGGCCGATGACGAACAGGTGGCCCTGTTCGAGCGCAGCGTCGTCGATCAGAACGCGCTGGGCGTGCCCAGCAGGATCCTCACTCCTCGACAGGCGCAGGATCTGTGCCCTTATATCGACCCCCGCGGCATCAGAGCCGCCGCCTACTCCTCCACCGACGGCTGGGCGCTGCCGCCGGCAGCCGTCCAGGGATATGTGCGCGGCGCCCGCGGGCACGGTGCGGTCGTGCTCGGCGACTGCCTGGTCACCGCGATCGACGTCGCCGGGGGCGTCGTGCGAGCCGTCCGCACCTCCCGGGGCGACATCAGCACCCGTACGGTCGTGTGCTGCGCCGGCGCCTGGTCCGGCGCCATCGGCCGGATGGCCGGCGTCCATCTTCCGGTGGTGCCCCTGCGCCGGCAGATCGCCTTCACCGGGCCGCTGCGCCCGGCTCCGCCCCGGATTCCGTTCACCCTCGACGTCGGCTCCACGATGTACTTCCACAACGACGCCGCGGACGGTCTCGTCGTGGGCCTGTCGGACAGCCGCCAGAGCGAGGGCTTCGGGCGCGAGTTCACCCATGAATGGCTCGAACCGTTCCGGCGGGCAGCCCGGCCCCGGGCACCCGCGCTCGCGGACGTCCCCGTCGCCGGCGGCTGGGCGGGCCTGTACGAGATGACCCCGGACCACAACGCGCTGATCGGCGAGGCCGAAGGCGTCAGCCGCTTTCTGTACGCCACCGGGTTCTCCGGCCACGGCTTCCTCCAGGCCCCGGCGGTCGGGGAGATCGTCCGCGACCTCTGCCTCGGCAGGACCCCCGTTCTCGACATCACGCCCTTGAGCGCCGCGCGCTTCTCCGCGGCCGGGGCCGGCCTCCGCCCCGAGACGCACATCATCTGA